One part of the Raphanus sativus cultivar WK10039 chromosome 7, ASM80110v3, whole genome shotgun sequence genome encodes these proteins:
- the LOC108814788 gene encoding probable polygalacturonase At1g80170, translating to MNYLCKNIVVLFLLVLFSLSLTAANASHFESLLQLPRRQSRSTRTRTRPRSERLLHVGHFGAKGNGFTDDTKAFEDAWKTACSSKGKTRVLVPENYTCLVRPIDLSGPCKARLTLQISGTIIAPDDPDAWEGLNPRKWLYFHSVSRLTVEGGGTVNGMGQEWWRRSCKHNHSNPCRGAPTALTFHKCKNMRVENISVIDSQQMHIAFTSCRRVTISALKVIAPGTSPNTDGIHISASRGIVVDNSTVSTGDDCVSIVKNSSQISISNIICGPGHGISIGSIGKSKSWEEVKDVTVDTAFISDTANGVRIKTWQGGSGLVSKIIFRNIEMNNVSNPIIIDQYYCDSKKPCANQTSAVSIEKISFVNVHGTSATKQAIKISCSDASPCRDIVLQDIDLEPSEGDGYTESFCWEAYGSSSGQVYPPSCLLSDDDSFLEQSVQSGITSVSYL from the exons ATGAATTATTTATGCAAGAATATCGTTGTACTGTTTCTACTAGTCCTATTCTCACTCTCTCTCACCGCCGCAAACGCGAGTCATTTCGAATCGCTTCTCCAGCTCCCGCGAAGACAGTCGCGCTCGACCcggacccgaacccgacccagatCCGAACGGCTCCTCCACGTCGGTCATTTCGGAGCAAAAGGCAATGGCTTCACCGACGACACTAAA GCGTTCGAAGATGCTTGGAAGACAGCATGTTCGTCTAAAGGCAAAACAAGAGTCTTGGTCCCAGAAAACTACACTTGTCTTGTTCGACCTATTGATCTTTCGGGTCCTTGTAAAGCAAGACTCACTCTCCAG ATCTCTGGTACAATCATTGCTCCTGATGATCCAGATGCTTGGGAAGGTCTAAACCCTCGGAAATGGCTATACTTTCACAGCGTGAGCCGCTTGACGGTTGAAGGAGGCGGCACTGTTAATGGAATGGGTCAAGAATGGTGGAGAAGATCTTGCAAACACAATCATTCCAAT CCTTGTCGAGGCGCTCCAACG GCCTTAACATTCCACAAATGCAAGAATATGAGAGTTGAAAACATCAGTGTGATCGATAGTCAGCAAATGCACATTGCCTTCACCAGCTGTCGCCGTGTCACCATCTCCGCTCTTAAGGTCATAGCTCCAGGCACTAGTCCCAATACAGATGGAATCCACATTAGCGCCTCTCGTGGTATAGTGGTTGACAACTCCACAGTCAGTACAG GAGATGATTGTGTTTCCATAGTTAAAAACTCTTCACAGATCTCCATCAGTAACATTATATGTGGTCCTGGCCACGGCATAAG cATTGGAAGCATAGGAAAATCGAAATCCTGGGAAGAAGTGAAAGACGTGACGGTTGATACGGCCTTCATATCTGACACTGCGAATGGTGTTCGGATCAAAACCTGGCAG GGAGGAAGTGGTTTGGTCTCAAAAATCATCTTTAGGAACATCGAAATGAACAATGTGTCTAACCCCATCATCATCGACCAGTATTACTGCGATTCTAAGAAGCCGTGTGCGAATCAG ACATCAGCTGTTAGCATCGAGAAAATATCATTTGTGAACGTGCATGGAACTTCAGCGACGAAACAAGCGATCAAGATCTCTTGCAGCGATGCTTCACCGTGTCGCGACATAGTTCTGCAAGACATTGATCTTGAACCATCAGAAGGTGATGGTTACACAGAGTCCTTCTGCTGGGAAGCTTATGGTTCGAGTTCGGGTCAAGTGTACCCTCCTTCTTGTCTCCTCTCAGATGAcgatagcttcttggaacagtCGGTTCAGTCTGGGATTACATCTGTATCATACCTTTGA
- the LOC108817044 gene encoding protein DUF642 L-GALACTONO-1,4-LACTONE-RESPONSIVE GENE 1, whose protein sequence is MYQEVALLLALLCVSPNVAVSAPIRDGLLPNGNFEIGPKPSQLKGSVIKERTAVPHWDVTGFVEYIKVGQKQNDMVLVVPEGSAAVRLGNEASISQKISVRPGRLYSITFSAARTCAQEERLNISVTHDFGVIPIQTMYGSDGWDSYSWAFKAGGPEIEILIHNPGREEHPACGPLIDTVAIKALFPPRFSGYNLIKNGNFEEGPYVFPKAKWGVLIPPFIEDENSPLPGWMIESLKAVKYVDKAHFFVPEGHRAIELVAGKESAVSQIVRTSAHKFYALTFNVGDARDACEGPMAVEAFAGQGKIMVEYASKGKGGFKPARLVFKAVSARTRVTFLSTFYHMKNDHSGSLCGPVIDDVRLVPVRTLRG, encoded by the exons ATGTATCAAGAAGTCGCACTTCTCTTAGCACTACTCTGCGTTTCTCCCAATGTTGCTGTGTCGGCCCCAATCCGCGATG GTTTATTACCAAACGGTAATTTCGAGATCGGTCCTAAACCGTCCCAGCTGAAAGGATCCGTTATTAAGGAAAGAACCGCCGTGCCTCACTGGGACGTGACCGGTTTCGTGGAGTACATCAAAGTTGGTCAGAAACAAAACGACATGGTCCTGGTCGTACCGGAAGGCTCCGCAGCCGTCAGGTTAGGCAACGAGGCCTCGATCTCCCAGAAAATATCCGTCCGACCAGGCCGTCTATACTCGATTACGTTCAGTGCCGCTCGAACTTGCGCTCAGGAAGAGCGGCTTAACATCTCTGTCACGCATGATTTCGGTGTCATCCCTATCCAGACTATGTACGGCAGCGATGGTTGGGACTCGTACTCCTGGGCTTTTAAAGCTGGTGGACCAGAAATAGAGATCCTGATCCACAACCCGGGTCGTGAGGAGCACCCGGCTTGTGGACCGTTGATCGACACCGTTGCTATCAAGGCTTTGTTCCCTCCAAGATTCTCTGGAT atAATCTAATAAAGAATGGGAACTTCGAGGAAGGACCTTACGTGTTTCCCAAGGCAAAATGGGGAGTACTTATACCACCTTTCATCGAGGACGAGAACAGCCCTTTGCCTGGATGGATGATCGAGTCTCTCAAGGCCGTAAAGTACGTGGACAAGGCACACTTCTTCGTCCCTGAGGGACACAGAGCCATCGAGCTTGTTGCAGGCAAAGAGAGTGCTGTTTCTCAGATCGTGAGGACGTCAGCCCACAAATTCTACGCCCTCACTTTCAACGTGGGAGACGCCAGAGACGCTTGCGAGGGACCCATGGCAGTGGAGGCGTTCGCGGGACAGGGCAAGATTATGGTGGAGTATGCGTCTAAGGGGAAAGGCGGGTTTAAACCAGCAAGGCTTGTGTTCAAGGCCGTGTCGGCGAGGACTCGAGTCACTTTCCTGAGCACGTTTTACCATATGAAGAACGATCACTCTGGCTCGCTATGTGGCCCGGTCATCGATGACGTCAGGCTGGTGCCGGTTAGGACACTCCGAGGTTGA
- the LOC108814465 gene encoding uncharacterized protein LOC108814465: MESLLRVDRTGLETLIPAAMCSRRVWTHSTPSATVNELDLVRGVLQAMQGLSTPFIFWDQTGQTFLLKTTEEMIRVSHLSRASLHALLAPFLYAATCLKLVESIVAAINSNSPPPPPTLMAFSNSVSAWLQRLRDIALNEEVKINTCDVALTPTLLGLTSSLSSFCSGAEYLLQVVRGAIPRAYFESSSAISAAEVAVHLLDYLYKKLDQVCLVQGGEVEGFHMLLQIFSASLLPYIEGLDSWLFEGTLDDPFGELFFTANESVSVHDAEFWEKSYMLMGVPSPKSSVTSLNEKTGLSGNDPSSVSDREKEQKNRVLCPLFIKDICKSIVSAGKSLQLMQHFPSTSSETSGRNAFGNSGCGTLVAKKSNTLRSTAGLSLSEIFCLTLASLIGHGDQVSRYLWKDEADECEISPALSSYISGELENGMVDKDLPVFTCSERIWYKFLVGDEQERRTMEAKFEHESACYVTGVKDEKDGFAVKKALQGLFCHENPVVSVSKMDLERNTNAWSVLNLSHNYCLPSLNDESLLSAVFEGSGVADAGLIGTNYKFGRFEYLSSQDDTEILETLFPFPTLLPSFQPKLHMSELLPYQKNSTLLSRVLSWMLKAEPMDTSLPVVIMQECFTIYIRRQVDYIGKLILSKLMNEWKLMHELAVLRAVYLLGSGDLLQHFLTVIFDRLGKGELSDDDFELNIILQESIRNSADAMLLNSPDSLVVSISREGCLDKDTDGKGDVLPLSSTRKSRGNNFGIDCLESLRFTYKVPWPLELIANGEAIEKYNQVMGFLLKVKRAKYVLDKARRWMWKGKGSSTKIRKHHWLLEQKLLHFVDAFHQYVMDRVYHTAWRELCESMVKAGSLDEVIYVHETYLLSIQRQCFLVQEKLWAIIASRINMILGLALEFYSIQQTLSSGGAASASKARCEMEIDRIEKQFGDCIAFLLRVLSSKLNVGHFPHLADLVTRINYNYHYMPDTGSVKTTSGAETMSSRT, encoded by the exons atggAGTCGTTGCTTCGAGTTGATCGGACCGGCTTAGAAACCCTAATCCCGGCAGCGATGTGCAGCCGCAGAGTTTGGACACACTCCACTCCCTCAGCGACCGTGAATGAATTGGATCTG GTGAGAGGTGTCTTACAAGCTATGCAAGGTCTGTCTACTCCCTTCATCTTCTGGGACCAAACTGGACAGACTTTCCTCCTTAAAACCACCGAGGAGATGATTCGCGTCTCTCATTTGTCTCGCGCAAGCCTCCATGCCCTCCTCGCTCCTTTTCTGTATGCCGCAACATGTTTGAAGCTTGTGGAGTCTATCGTCGCTGCAATTAACTCtaactctcctcctcctcctcctacctTAATGGCGTTTTCTAACTCTGTCTCTGCTTGGCTTCAG AGACTCAGAGATATTGCCTTAAACGAGGAAGTGAAGATCAACACTTGTGATGTTGCCCTCACTCCAACTCTCTTGGGGCTAACAAGCTCTTTATCTAG TTTTTGTTCAGGTGCTGAGTACCTTTTACAAGTCGTACGAGGTGCAATCCCTCGAGCTTATTTTGAGTCTAGTTCAGCTATTTCCGCAGCTGAAGTTGCTGTCCACCTTCTTGATTACCTTTACAAGAAGTTGGATCAAGTGTGCCTTGTACAAGGTGGTGAG GTGGAAGGCTTTCACATGCTGCTACAAATCTTTTCTGCAAGTTTACTGCCATATATAGAGGGTTTGGACTCATGGTTGTTTGAAGGAACTCTTGATGATCCTTTTGGAGAG TTGTTTTTTACAGCCAACGAATCGGTCTCTGTTCACGATGCGGAGTTTTGGGAGAAAAGCTATATGTTGATGGGGGTGCCGAGCCCCAAATCAAGTGTAACTTCGCTAAACGAAAAGACAGGACTGAGTGGAAATGATCCCAGTTCAGTTTCCGACAGAGAAAAAGAGCAGAAGAATCGGGTGCTATGCCCACTATTCATAAAAGACATTTGCAAGTCCATTGTTTCTGCTGGAAAGTCACTGCAGCTGATGCAGCATTTTCCTTCCACGTCTTCGGAAACTTCTGGGCGAAATGCTTTTGGGAATTCTGGCTGTGGTACACTAGTGGCTAAAAAGAGCAACACACTTAGGAGCACTGCAGGCTTATCCTTGTCTGAAATCTTTTGTCTAACACTTGCTAGCCTTATAGGCCATGGTGATCAGGTCTCTAGATATCTCTGGAAAGATGAGGCTGATGAGTGTGAGATTTCTCCAGCTTTGTCATCATATATAAGTGGAGAGCTGGAGAATGGCATGGTTGATAAAGATCTTCCAGTTTTCACATGCTCAGAGCGAATTTGGTATAAGTTTTTGGTCGGTGATGAGCAAGAGAGAAGAACTATGGAGGCCAAATTTGAACACGAGAGTGCATGTTATGTTACTGGTGTTAAGGACGAAAAAGACGGTTTCGCTGTTAAAAAGGCGTTGCAGGGTTTGTTCTGTCATGAAAACCCTGTTGTTTCGGTATCTAAAATGGATCTCGAGAGGAATACAAATGCTTGGAGTGTCCTGAACTTATCACACAACTATTGTCTACCCTCTCTGAATGATGAGAGTTTGCTGAGTGCTGTCTTCGAGGGGTCTGGCGTGGCGGATGCTGGATTGATCGGCACAAACTACAAATTTGGTAGATTTGAGTATCTTTCTTCTCAGGATGACACCGAAATTCTAGAAACGTTGTTTCCCTTCCCCACTTTGCTTCCGTCATTCCAG ccGAAACTCCATATGTCAGAATTGCTACCTTACCAAAAGAATAGTACACTTCTTTCAAGAGTGCTCAGCTGGATGCTAAAGGCAGAGCCAATGGATACTTCACTTCCCGTTGTAATAATGCAAGAATGCTTTACAATCTACATAAGGAGGCAG GTGGACTACATTGGCAAATTGATTTTGTCAAAACTAATGAATGAGTGGAAACTGATGCATGAACTTGCAGTGTTGCGTGCCGTTTACTTGTTAGGTTCAG GCGACCTTCTGCAGCATTTTCTGACAGTCATATTCGATAGGCTGGGCAAGGGAGAGTTATCAGATGATGATTTTGAGCTGAACATAATCCTTCAG GAATCAATTAGGAATTCAGCTGACGCCATGCTGTTAAACAGTCCTGATTCATTAGTGGTGTCTATTTCTAGAGAAGGCTGTTTAGACAAAGACACAGATGGAAAGGGTGACGTTTTACCCCTCTCCTCAACTCGCAAAAGCCGCGGTAACAACTTTGGGATAGACTGCCTCGAGTCTCTCAGATTCACATACAAG GTGCCATGGCCGCTTGAGCTTATTGCCAATGGTGAGGCCATTGAGAAATATAACCAG GTGATGGGATTTTTGTTGAAGGTCAAACGAGCAAAATATGTGCTTGATAAAGCACGGAGGTGGATGTGGAAG GGTAAAGGCTCTTCAACAAAGATCCGCAAGCACCACTGGTTACTGGAACAAAAGCTCCTACATTTCGTGGATGCTTTTCATCAATACGTAATGGATAGG GTATATCACACGGCATGGCGTGAACTTTGCGAATCTATGGTAAAAGCAGGATCTCTGGACGAGGTCATATATGTACACGAGACCTACTTGTTATCGATCCAGAGGCAATGCTTTCTGGTTCAAGAAAAGTTG TGGGCAATCATCGCAAGTAGGATCAACATGATTCTAGGACTAGCTCTAGAATTCTACTCAATACAACAGACACTGAGCAGCGGAGGAGCAGCTTCGGCGAGCAAAGCTAGATGCGAAATGGAAATAGACCGCATTGAGAAACAATTTGGAGACTGCATTGCTTTCCTCCTTAGA GTGTTGTCTTCGAAGCTGAATGTGGGACACTTTCCTCATTTGGCTGATTTGGTGACCAGAATCAATTACAATTACCACTACATGCCGGACACTGGAAGCGTGAAGACTACTTCTGGAGCAGAGACCATGTCTTCCAGAACATGA
- the LOC108814297 gene encoding uncharacterized protein LOC108814297, translating to MALACVNMSEDVWLTCLTHALSTETEEIMGLLLGDIQYSKNGSATAMIWGASPQSRSDRQKDRVETNPEQLAAASAQAERMSISTGRTTRVIGWYHSHPHITVLPSHVDVRTQAMYQLLDSGFIGLIFSCFSEDANKVGRIQVIAFQSSDGNPNTPPKSMSLVLSNKDSVIDLESSLSSSDSVYQSSSSARRHNPDQDTTDTASTSGPKGGGRVSDFGAFFVNNAEANATGTSGNYSSGNASSSVVEIDPMDMSESMQEAMLRSNLETSGVGYTRKEVPLHVLPTSSLLQLSSPLASFKDLQRVLYEEERAAYHQSVLQSMRNGKVHPLAFIHNTSTYQASMCKLIEYCLSPAVNALQDRLRENKIRLAMLMNEAEALEAQKLKGGETSGGPSRLVHGSGSRSRRGTY from the exons ATGGCTCTCGCATGCGTAAATATGTCGGAAGATGTGTGGTTGACTTGCCTGACTCACGCATTGTCCACCGAGACCGAAGAGATCATGGGTCTCCTCCTCGGCGACATCCAG TACTCGAAGAACGGAAGCGCGACAGCTATGATATGGGGAGCATCGCCGCAGTCAAGGTCTGATAGGCAGAAGGATCGTGTCGAAACCAATCCTGAACAGTTGGCTGCTGCTTCTGCTCAGGCTGAG AGAATGAGCATATCGACGGGCAGAACAACACGTGTGATTGGATGGTATCACTCCCATCCTCATATCACCGTCCTTCCTTCCCATGTCG ATGTTCGGACACAAGCAATGTATCAGCTTCTTGATTCTGGTTTTATTGGTCTCATTTTCTCCTGTTTTAGTGAAGATGCTAACAAG GTTGGTAGAATCCAAGTTATTGCTTTCCAGTCCTCTGATGGAAACCCCAATACTCCTCCTAAATCGATGAGCCTGGTTCTTTCAAATAAAGACTCTGTTATCGATTTAGAATCCTCTTTAAGTTCTTCAGACTCAGTATACCAGAGTTCCTCTTCTGCTAGGAGACACAATCCTGACCAAGACACAACTGATACAGCTTCAACTTCCGGACCTAAG GGTGGGGGACGAGTTTCAGATTTTGGGGCTTTCTTTGTTAACAATGCTGAGGCCAACGCCACCGGGACGAGTGGAAACTACAGCTCAGGCAATGCCAGCAGCTCAGTTGTGGAGATTGATCCAATGGACATGTCTGAAAGCATGCAAGAGGCCATGCTCCGTTCCAACTTGGAAACTAG TGGTGTAGGGTATACTAGAAAAGAAGTCCCGCTTCATGTTTTGCCGACTTCATCACTTCTTCAGCTCAGTTCACCTTTAGCCTCTTTTAAAGATCTACAACGAGTGCTCTATGAGGAGGAACGAGCAGCGTACCACCAATCAGTCCTGCAAAGCatgag AAATGGAAAAGTCCATCCCCTTGCTTTTATTCACAACACATCAACGTATCAGGCTTCCATGTGCAAGCTGATCGAGTACTG cttgAGTCCTGCGGTTAACGCACTTCAAGATAGGCTGAGGGAAAACAAGATCCGG TTAGCAATGCTGATGAATGAAGCAGAGGCTCTGGAAGCACAGAAACTTAAAGGAGGGGAGACGAGTGGAGGACCATCACGTTTGGTTCATGGTTCTGGCAGCCGGAGCAGAAGAGGAACCTACTAA
- the LOC108814298 gene encoding uncharacterized protein LOC108814298 isoform X2, producing MYGRKGYQLIKDFASGEKGHLKPFNSKLFDEAIEECDQNHHLIQSLIRKMQQEGLDVHDNRNADHYGALVHHLSLIRNKRCLMAYVHNRADIVRDLAWTIGLEIIELPPDIQEKLTALEKDYFKNHSVAITSYMGKVGIELNVDMVPPKDPYIKIRVVGDIEQGIVMSDKTTNFTRHSMHFLRRTDAEPYIARGQMEELTG from the exons ATGTACGGGAGAAAAGGGTATCAGCTGATTAAAGATTTTGCGAGCGGGGAGAAGGGCCACCTCAAACCTTTCAAT agcaagctCTTTGACGAGGCTATCGAGGAATGCGACCAGAATCACCATCTCATCCAGTCTCTCATAAG GAAAATGCAACAAGAAGGGTTGGATGTTCACGACAACAGAAACGCTGATCACTATGGAGCACTCGTTCATCACCTTTCTTTGATCCGCAACAAGCGCTGCCTCATGGCCTATGT GCACAATAGAGCAGACATTGTGCGTGATCTGGCGTGGACCATAGGACTTGAAATTATCGAACTTCCACCTGATATCCAAGAGAAGCTCACCGCACTCGAGAAAGACTACTTCAAGAACCATTCCGTAGCTATCACATCATACATGGGTAAAGTAGGAATCGAGTTGAATGTG GATATGGTGCCTCCAAAAGATCCATACATCAAGATCAGAGTTGTGGGAGATATCGAGCAAGGAATAGTGATGAGTGACAAGACAACAAATTTCACCCGTCACTCTATGCATTTCCTTAGACGAACTGATGCTGAACCCTACATTGCTCGG GGGCAAATGGAGGAACTGACAGGTTGA
- the LOC108817045 gene encoding uncharacterized protein LOC108817045, which produces MPKERRVLSVPSNRTRVSPYPLRSSRTKKEKEPELPIQTEGPSQWEDVRCVICQEPPHNAVLLRCSSSSTGCRAYMCDTSARHSNCFKQYRVKNRNRLTKDFNCPYCRGEVYETMKVSGAVRYLNAKPRCCAFEGCVFSGSYSQLKSHLRAAHPGFTGPVVDQRRHREWEQMQRASEYTEVMTAAGIPHSHEAVAQYSLPPNPVIRLSINGVPHDRIPFNLPPNPVIRLSIDGVEHAQFLHDLPHNPMIRISISGVLHDLSLGVR; this is translated from the coding sequence ATGCCGAAGGAGAGACGTGTATTGTCTGTGCCAAGCAACAGGACCAGAGTATCACCGTACCCGCTTCGCTCATCAAGGACCAAGAAAGAGAAAGAGCCCGAGCTGCCTATCCAGACAGAAGGCCCAAGCCAATGGGAAGATGTCCGGTGTGTGATCTGTCAGGAACCGCCGCACAATGCCGTCCTCTTGCGCTGCTCTTCGTCCTCTACCGGATGCCGCGCTTACATGTGCGACACGAGTGCTCGTCACTCCAACTGTTTCAAGCAGTACCGCGTTAAAAACAGGAACCGTTTGACCAAGGACTTTAACTGTCCGTACTGCAGAGGAGAGGTTTACGAGACGATGAAGGTGTCGGGTGCGGTGAGATATCTGAATGCTAAACCGAGGTGCTGCGCTTTCGAGGGCTGTGTCTTCTCGGGGAGTTATTCGCAGCTTAAGAGTCACCTGAGAGCTGCGCACCCTGGTTTCACCGGACCCGTGGTGGACCAGAGGAGACATAGGGAGTGGGAGCAGATGCAGAGAGCTTCTGAGTACACTGAAGTGATGACTGCAGCTGGTATTCCACATAGCCATGAGGCTGTGGCGCAATACAGTCTTCCTCCAAATCCGGTGATTCGTCTCAGCATCAATGGAGTACCGCACGACCGTATCCCATTTAATCTTCCTCCAAATCCGGTGATTCGTCTCAGCATCGATGGAGTGGAGCATGCTCAGTTTCTGCACGATCTTCCTCATAATCCGATGATTCGTATTAGTATCAGTGGAGTGCTGCATGACCTTTCTTTGGGGGTCAGGTAA
- the LOC108817965 gene encoding pentatricopeptide repeat-containing protein At1g80270, mitochondrial codes for MFALSKVLRRSQRLRLGACSSTALHSNEIPIPSRERSFSTLQSHSIVHDQPEPLPRVYHMSNRLLSSSAGTKSDQEDDLEDGFSELENSKSGQETSSSSSSSDDESEVDEGKLSADDDGDELELDLTETTDDSGRKTSEKKLSELFKAIVSAGGLSVGSALDKWVEEEGNEINRTEVAKAMLQLRRRRMYGRALQMSEWLEANKKIEMNERDYASRLDLIVKTRGLEKGEAYVEKIPKSFRGEVMYRTLLANCVVACNVKKSELVFNRMKDLGFPRSGFTCDQMLLLYKRVDRKKIADVLLLMEKENVKPSPLTYKILIDVKGSSNDIKGMEQILETMRDEGVEPDYTTQAIIARHYSGAGLKEKAENVLKEMEGESLEANRRAFKDLLSIYASLGREDEVRRIWKICESKPRFEESLSAIHAFGKLNKVQEAEEIFEKIIKMDRRASSNTYSVLLRVYVDHKMLSKGKDLVKRMAESGCRIEASTWDALIRLYVEAGEVEKADSLLSKASKQSHTKLMMSSFMYVMDEYAKRGDVHNTEKIFLKMREVGYTSRLRQFQALLQAYLNAKVPAYGMRDRMKADNIFPNKAMAAQLAQGDPFKKTAISDILD; via the exons ATGTTCGCTCTTTCGAAGGTTTTGCGGAG ATCCCAGAGACTCCGACTTGGTGCTTGTAGTAGTACTGCTCTTCATTCAAACGAGATTCCAATTCCATCCAGAGAAAGAAGCTTCTCCACTCTTCAATCTCATTCCATCGTTCATGATCAACCTGAACCCCTTCCAAGAGTTTACCATATGAGTAACCGTCTTCTCTCCTCGAGTGCTGGCACTAAAAGTGATCAAGAGGATGATCTCGAGGACGGCTTCTCGGAACTTGAAAACTCAAAGTCAGGCCAAGAGACTAGTtctagtagtagtagtagtgaTGATGAGAGTGAGGTTGATGAGGGAAAGCTCTctgctgatgatgatggtgatgagcTGGAACTAGACCTCACTGAAACCACCGATGATAGTGGTAGAAAGACTTCTGAAAAGAAGCTATCCGAGCTTTTCAAGGCCATTGTTTCTGCTGGGGGTCTCTCTGTTGGCAGTGCACTTGATAAATGGGTGGAAGAGGAAGGTAATGAGATCAACCGTACTGAGGTTGCTAAGGCCATGCTCCAGCTTCGTAGGCGTCGCATGTACGGAAGAGCGTTACAG ATGTCAGAGTGGTTGGAAGCGAACAAGAAAATTGAAATGAACGAGAGAGACTATGCTTCTCGTTTGGATTTGATTGTTAAGACACGTGGCTTAGAGAAGGGAGAAGCTTACGTGGAAAAGATCCCCAAATCCTTCAGAGGGGAAGTGATGTACCGTACCCTCCTGGCCAACTGTGTGGTTGCTTGCAATGTCAAGAAGTCTGAGCTCGTGTTCAACAGAATGAAGGACTTGGGATTCCCTCGCTCTGGTTTCACCTGTgaccagatgcttctcctctACAAGAGGGTCGACAGAAAGAAGATCGCTGATGTGCTTTTGCTCATGGAGAAAGAGAATGTCAAGCCGAGTCCTCTCACTTACAAGATCCTCATCGACGTCAAAGGGTCGTCAAACGACATAAAGGGGATGGAGCAGATTCTGGAGACGATGAGAGACGAAGGCGTTGAGCCGGACTACACCACGCAAGCTATCATCGCTAGGCACTACTCGGGAGCCGGGCTTAAAGAGAAGGCCGAGAATGTTTTGAAAGAGATGGAAGGTGAAAGCTTAGAGGCGAACCGCAGGGCGTTCAAGGATTTGCTCTCTATCTATGCCTCTCTTGGGAGAGAAGACGAGGTGAGGAGGATATGGAAGATCTGCGAATCGAAGCCCCGCTTTGAGGAGTCCCTCTCTGCGATCCACGCTTTTGGAAAGCTTAATAAAGTACAAGAGGCAGAGGAGATTTTCGAGAAGATCATCAAGATGGACAGAAGGGCTTCTTCCAACACTTACTCTGTTCTCCTGAGGGTATATGTCGACCACAAGATGCTCTCAAAGGGTAAGGATCTGGTTAAGCGGATGGCGGAGAGCGGTTGCAGGATCGAGGCATCGACATGGGATGCACTCATCAGGCTATACGTGGAAGCAGGGGAAGTTGAGAAGGCTGATTCATTGCTGAGCAAGGCATCAAAACAGAGCCACACGAAACTGATGATGAGCTCTTTCATGTACGTCATGGACGAGTACGCGAAACGGGGAGATGTTCATAACACGGAGAAGATATTCCTAAAGATGAGGGAAGTTGGGTATACATCTCGGCTTAGGCAGTTCCAAGCACTCTTGCAAGCTTACTTGAACGCCAAAGTCCCTGCATATGGGATGCGAGATAGAATGAAGGCTGATAATATCTTTCCAAACAAAGCCATGGCTGCACAGTTGGCTCAAGGTGATCCGTTTAAGAAGACAGCTATCTCTGATATTCTGGATTGA
- the LOC108814298 gene encoding uncharacterized protein LOC108814298 isoform X1 produces MMCRVLSERVNKKGRGAGMYGRKGYQLIKDFASGEKGHLKPFNSKLFDEAIEECDQNHHLIQSLIRKMQQEGLDVHDNRNADHYGALVHHLSLIRNKRCLMAYVHNRADIVRDLAWTIGLEIIELPPDIQEKLTALEKDYFKNHSVAITSYMGKVGIELNVDMVPPKDPYIKIRVVGDIEQGIVMSDKTTNFTRHSMHFLRRTDAEPYIARGQMEELTG; encoded by the exons ATGATGTGTAGGGTACTCTCAGAAAGAGTAAACAAAAAAGGGAGAGGGGCGGGCATGTACGGGAGAAAAGGGTATCAGCTGATTAAAGATTTTGCGAGCGGGGAGAAGGGCCACCTCAAACCTTTCAAT agcaagctCTTTGACGAGGCTATCGAGGAATGCGACCAGAATCACCATCTCATCCAGTCTCTCATAAG GAAAATGCAACAAGAAGGGTTGGATGTTCACGACAACAGAAACGCTGATCACTATGGAGCACTCGTTCATCACCTTTCTTTGATCCGCAACAAGCGCTGCCTCATGGCCTATGT GCACAATAGAGCAGACATTGTGCGTGATCTGGCGTGGACCATAGGACTTGAAATTATCGAACTTCCACCTGATATCCAAGAGAAGCTCACCGCACTCGAGAAAGACTACTTCAAGAACCATTCCGTAGCTATCACATCATACATGGGTAAAGTAGGAATCGAGTTGAATGTG GATATGGTGCCTCCAAAAGATCCATACATCAAGATCAGAGTTGTGGGAGATATCGAGCAAGGAATAGTGATGAGTGACAAGACAACAAATTTCACCCGTCACTCTATGCATTTCCTTAGACGAACTGATGCTGAACCCTACATTGCTCGG GGGCAAATGGAGGAACTGACAGGTTGA